One window from the genome of Fulvivirga lutea encodes:
- a CDS encoding DUF6588 family protein has translation MKFKVGLQSAIFTLTFVCISFLAKSQDDIEGLLLAGVEDANTLAEGYIEPFMNSFSTGLTGGWYSSGKTHKPLGMELLITANSVFIPSDDFFYSPNFINADYADPDVTRSPTVFGPENGEPQYRYDVDVNGQNFSGTFDAPPGIGLKENFPMEAIPVPMAQLGIGIYKNTDLKIRWTPKIDIGDDGEFKLLGFGIMHDVKQHIPGLKNIPFDLSALIGFTDMSLEYDLASATANNSPDASISTTNGKSTFDVNAWTIQGIISKKFSVISFYGGLGYNIVNSSLKLSGDYDITYDDGVNQEIETIVNPVNLEFSQSGPRLTAGFRLKLAIVTINADYTLQKNSMLTVGFGFSFREASSTN, from the coding sequence ATGAAGTTTAAAGTTGGTTTACAAAGCGCAATATTCACTTTAACATTTGTGTGTATTTCATTTCTTGCTAAATCTCAGGATGATATTGAAGGTCTACTTTTAGCAGGCGTGGAAGATGCAAATACTTTGGCTGAAGGATATATTGAACCTTTTATGAATTCATTCTCAACAGGTTTGACTGGAGGATGGTACAGTAGTGGAAAAACCCATAAGCCTTTGGGTATGGAATTATTAATAACAGCTAATTCAGTTTTTATTCCTAGCGATGATTTTTTCTATTCCCCTAATTTTATAAATGCCGATTATGCGGATCCTGATGTTACAAGATCTCCAACTGTATTTGGTCCGGAAAATGGAGAGCCTCAGTATCGTTACGATGTTGATGTGAATGGTCAGAATTTTTCAGGCACATTTGATGCTCCTCCAGGGATTGGATTAAAAGAGAATTTTCCAATGGAGGCAATCCCCGTACCAATGGCTCAATTGGGTATAGGTATTTATAAGAATACAGATTTAAAAATCAGATGGACACCTAAGATTGATATAGGTGATGATGGTGAGTTTAAGCTTCTAGGTTTTGGAATTATGCACGATGTGAAACAGCATATTCCGGGGTTAAAAAATATCCCCTTTGATTTATCTGCCTTAATCGGATTTACTGATATGTCATTAGAGTATGATTTAGCAAGTGCTACTGCAAATAATTCTCCTGATGCATCAATATCTACCACCAACGGTAAGTCTACATTTGACGTAAATGCATGGACAATTCAAGGTATTATTTCAAAGAAGTTTTCAGTAATTTCATTTTATGGAGGGCTTGGTTATAACATTGTAAATTCATCCCTAAAACTTAGTGGTGATTACGATATTACGTATGATGATGGCGTTAATCAGGAAATTGAGACAATAGTTAATCCAGTGAATTTGGAATTCTCCCAAAGCGGCCCACGATTAACTGCCGGGTTTAGATTAAAGCTCGCGATTGTTACGATTAATGCAGACTATACACTTCAGAAAAATAGTATGCTCACAGTAGGTTTTGGTTTCAGCTTCAGAGAAGCATCATCAACTAATTAA
- a CDS encoding peroxiredoxin gives MSLVGKKAPVFNAPAVINGEEIVESFSLEQYIGKKEVMFFFYPKDFTFVCPTEILAFQEKLGEFEKRGVAVVGVSCDTEETHLAWLMTAKENGGIEGVKYPLVADSTKTIASNFGVLAGDWNYNEEGELSFEGAPVAFRGTFFIDKDGVVRHETINDLPLGRNIDEMIRIVDAWHHVQEHGEVCPANWEEGKDAMQATRDGVASYLASH, from the coding sequence ATGTCATTAGTAGGAAAAAAAGCTCCTGTATTTAATGCACCAGCCGTAATTAACGGTGAGGAAATTGTAGAATCTTTTTCACTAGAACAGTACATAGGAAAGAAAGAAGTAATGTTCTTCTTCTACCCTAAAGATTTCACTTTTGTATGCCCAACTGAAATTCTTGCTTTCCAAGAAAAACTTGGTGAGTTCGAAAAAAGAGGTGTGGCTGTAGTAGGTGTTTCTTGCGATACTGAAGAAACTCACCTTGCATGGTTAATGACTGCAAAAGAAAATGGTGGAATTGAAGGAGTAAAATATCCTTTAGTAGCAGATTCAACTAAAACTATTGCTTCTAACTTTGGCGTTTTGGCTGGAGATTGGAACTACAACGAAGAAGGTGAATTATCATTTGAAGGTGCTCCAGTAGCATTCAGAGGTACTTTCTTCATCGATAAAGATGGTGTTGTAAGACATGAAACTATCAATGACCTGCCATTAGGTAGAAATATTGATGAGATGATCAGAATTGTAGATGCTTGGCACCACGTACAAGAGCACGGTGAAGTTTGCCCTGCTAACTGGGAAGAAGGCAAAGATGCAATGCAAGCTACCAGAGATGGTGTAGCTAGCTACCTTGCTTCACACTAA